A window from Acidimicrobiia bacterium encodes these proteins:
- a CDS encoding heavy metal translocating P-type ATPase — protein sequence MHARVDLPVRGMSCASCAASIEGALGGLDGVGGANVNFATGKATVHFDPTSTGVDDFIATVRGLGYDALDPTGTDGQDAGHDHAGHDPTGHDHMSHEADPALTRRLVMSVVLAVPLALITMVPPLMFDGAEWVAFALATPIMFYAAWPIHVSAWRNLTHGVLMMDTLVSLGTFAAYTWSVVALVALDAAHDSDVGIYFETAGVIVTLILLGRWFEERAKARSGAALRKLLEMGAKTARLEDGTDIPVDELAVGMRFVVRPGEKIATDGRVVEGSSAVDVSMLTGEPVPEEVGVGDDVFGATVNASGRLVVEATQVGSETALAQIVRLVEEAQGSKAPVQRLADRVSGIFVPTVVVIALGTLVTWLLLGYPAQDAFTAAVAVLIIACPCALGLATPTAIMVGTGRAAQLGIVIKGGEVLEQTRRVSVAVLDKTGTITEGAMRLVGVITAEGVDEDDLLRLAGSAEDASEHPVAEAIAAGARDRGTVLLVPDSFANEPGMGVRAEVDGHSVVVGRRDLVGEVPDDVESDAVAAEGLGRTVVFAAWDGAVTGAFVVADTIKPTSRAGLSALADLSIETVMVTGDQEAAARAVADDVGIDRVVAGVLPGGKVDVVREYQAGGARVAVVGDGVNDAPALAQADLGIAIGTGTDVAIEASDLTLVSGDLRAAADAVALSRRTLATIKGNLFWAFAYNVAAVPLAALGLLSPIIAAAAMAFSSVFVVTNSLRLRRFRGIRDDTAAASAPRPVEPGGVRQPARR from the coding sequence ATGCACGCGCGCGTCGATCTCCCGGTCCGTGGCATGAGTTGCGCGTCCTGCGCGGCCTCGATCGAAGGTGCCCTCGGGGGCCTCGACGGGGTCGGAGGGGCCAACGTGAACTTCGCCACCGGGAAGGCCACGGTTCACTTCGACCCCACGTCCACCGGCGTCGACGACTTCATCGCCACCGTGCGCGGCCTCGGCTACGACGCCCTCGACCCGACCGGCACCGACGGGCAGGACGCGGGCCACGACCACGCCGGTCACGACCCCACCGGCCACGACCACATGAGCCACGAGGCCGACCCGGCGCTCACACGGCGTCTCGTCATGTCGGTCGTGCTGGCTGTGCCGCTGGCGCTCATCACGATGGTGCCACCGCTCATGTTCGACGGCGCCGAGTGGGTCGCCTTCGCCCTCGCCACACCGATCATGTTCTACGCGGCGTGGCCGATCCACGTGAGCGCCTGGCGGAACCTCACCCACGGCGTCCTGATGATGGACACGCTCGTGTCGCTCGGCACCTTCGCCGCCTACACCTGGTCGGTCGTGGCGCTCGTCGCGCTCGACGCCGCCCACGACAGCGACGTGGGGATCTACTTCGAGACGGCCGGCGTCATCGTCACGCTGATCCTCCTGGGGCGGTGGTTCGAGGAACGGGCCAAGGCCCGGTCCGGTGCGGCGCTGCGGAAGCTGCTCGAGATGGGGGCGAAGACCGCGCGTCTCGAGGACGGCACCGACATCCCCGTCGACGAGTTGGCGGTCGGCATGCGGTTCGTCGTGCGGCCCGGCGAGAAGATCGCCACCGACGGGCGTGTCGTGGAGGGTTCGTCCGCCGTCGACGTCTCGATGCTCACCGGTGAGCCCGTTCCCGAGGAGGTGGGCGTCGGAGACGACGTGTTCGGCGCCACCGTCAACGCCTCGGGCCGCCTCGTCGTGGAGGCCACGCAGGTGGGCAGCGAGACGGCCCTGGCGCAGATCGTGCGCCTGGTCGAGGAGGCCCAGGGCTCGAAGGCACCTGTCCAGCGCCTCGCCGACCGCGTGTCGGGGATCTTCGTGCCCACGGTCGTCGTCATCGCACTCGGCACGCTGGTCACGTGGCTCCTGCTCGGCTACCCGGCACAGGACGCCTTCACCGCCGCCGTGGCGGTGCTCATCATCGCCTGCCCCTGCGCCCTCGGCCTCGCCACACCCACGGCCATCATGGTCGGAACGGGCCGTGCCGCGCAGCTGGGGATCGTCATCAAGGGGGGTGAGGTCCTCGAGCAGACCCGGCGGGTCTCGGTCGCGGTCCTCGACAAGACCGGCACGATCACCGAGGGGGCGATGCGCCTCGTCGGTGTCATCACGGCCGAGGGCGTCGACGAGGACGACCTGCTCCGCCTGGCGGGGAGTGCCGAGGACGCCTCGGAGCATCCCGTGGCCGAGGCGATCGCGGCCGGCGCGCGCGACCGGGGAACGGTGCTTCTGGTTCCGGATTCGTTCGCCAACGAGCCCGGGATGGGCGTGCGCGCCGAGGTCGACGGGCACTCGGTCGTGGTCGGCCGGCGCGACCTCGTGGGTGAGGTGCCCGACGACGTCGAGTCGGACGCTGTCGCCGCCGAAGGGCTCGGCAGGACGGTCGTGTTCGCCGCCTGGGACGGCGCCGTCACCGGGGCGTTCGTCGTCGCCGACACGATCAAGCCGACGTCCCGTGCGGGGCTCTCGGCGCTCGCCGACCTGAGCATCGAGACCGTGATGGTCACCGGCGACCAGGAGGCCGCCGCCCGGGCCGTGGCCGACGACGTGGGGATCGACCGCGTCGTGGCCGGCGTCCTGCCCGGCGGCAAGGTCGATGTCGTGCGCGAGTACCAGGCAGGCGGCGCCCGGGTGGCCGTGGTCGGTGACGGTGTGAACGACGCCCCGGCGCTCGCCCAGGCCGACCTCGGGATCGCCATCGGGACGGGTACCGACGTGGCCATCGAGGCGAGCGACCTCACACTCGTGTCGGGAGACCTGCGGGCCGCGGCCGACGCGGTGGCCCTCAGTCGGCGCACCCTGGCCACCATCAAGGGCAACCTGTTCTGGGCGTTCGCCTACAACGTGGCGGCCGTCCCGCTGGCTGCTCTCGGGCTGCTCAGCCCGATCATCGCGGCGGCCGCCATGGCCTTCTCCAGCGTCTTCGTCGTCACGAACTCGCTGCGGCTCCGCCGGTTCCGGGGAATCCGTGACGACACCGCGGCCGCGAGCGCACCGCGTCCGGTCGAACCCGGTGGCGTCCGACAGCCCGCGCGTCGGTAG